The DNA segment CCAGACTGGGTGGTCTTCTCCGTGGGCGATGGCTGCACCCTGGCCGGGGCCTGGAAGGGGTTGTGGGAGATGCACCGGCTGGGCTTCCTCTCCCGGCTGCCGCGCATGCTCGGCGTTCAGGCGCAGGGGAGCGCGCCCCTGGTGGACGAATACGTCCGGCGGGAGGGCTCCATCCGTCCGGTGGAGGCCCGGACGCTCGCGGACTCCATCGCGGTGGGACAGCCGCGCAACTGGCGCAAGGCCTTGCGTGCCATTTCCGAATCGCGGGGCGCCATGCTCGCGGTGGACGACGCGAGCATCCTGGAGGCGATGCGGAGGACGGCCCGGCTCGCGGCGGTCTTCGCCGAGCCCGCGGGGGCTTGCGCCGTCGCGGGGCTGACTCGCGCGGTGGAGCAGGGAATCGTGGGGCGCGACGAGTCCGCGCTGGTGGTCATCACGGGCAACGGGCTCAAGGACGTCCGGAGCGCGACCGAGGCCTCCGCGCAGCCCATCGACCTGCCCGCGGACATGGCGGGCCTGGAGCAGGTGCTCCGGGCGCGCCAGTTGATTTGATTTGCCGCGGGCTCAGGCCCGCTTGCCGGACGGGGGATTGCGCACGAGGTCGAACTCCTCGCCGAAGTACTCCTCCCACTTTCGTGAGTTCTGCTCGCTCCGGGTGATGTAGGGCGACAGGCTGATGAGCTTCACCACCGTGCGGTTGAGCCCGGACAGCACTGGCGGCAGCGGCCTCAGGAAGTCCACGAAGAGCACCACTCGGTCGCCGTCGTTCTCCTTGCGCACCTCGTGTTCGTGGGTGTCGTCGAAGATGAGGCTTTGCCCCTCGCGCCAGGAGGCCGTCTTGTCGCCCACGCGGATGTGACACGCGTCCGCGGGCTCGGGGACCAGCAGCCCCAGGTGGTAGCGCAGCACTCCCTTGTAGTGCCCGGAGTGCGGGGGGATGTGCTTGCGGCCCCGGAGGATGGAGAACATGGCGCTCGTCATGCCCGGGATGCTCTCCAAGAGACGCGTCGTTTCCGGACACCGGCGGCAGTTGTCCTCGAACTTCACCCCGTAGCCGTAGAAGACGAACGTCTTCCACCTGTCATCCGTGGTCAGCTCGCGCTGCTCGGGCATCAGGTCCTGGAAGTTGGGGATGATCTCCACCCCCCGCATCACCGCGTCCAATTCCTGTCGGATGACCTTCCAGTTCCGCTCCATGCGGCTGGTGAAGGGAAACGCCGCGGGGTCGAAGAAGGTGTTGTTTGCGTCCGGCCGCTGGTGGATGGCCTGGGTGACCTGCCTGGCCGTGAAGAGGGCCCCTTGCGTGAGGGCCGTGCCGGC comes from the Corallococcus exiguus genome and includes:
- a CDS encoding aspartyl/asparaginyl beta-hydroxylase domain-containing protein, which encodes MEDTQSPSSTGNNPPPRPPGLRQALKQQALELAGTALTQGALFTARQVTQAIHQRPDANNTFFDPAAFPFTSRMERNWKVIRQELDAVMRGVEIIPNFQDLMPEQRELTTDDRWKTFVFYGYGVKFEDNCRRCPETTRLLESIPGMTSAMFSILRGRKHIPPHSGHYKGVLRYHLGLLVPEPADACHIRVGDKTASWREGQSLIFDDTHEHEVRKENDGDRVVLFVDFLRPLPPVLSGLNRTVVKLISLSPYITRSEQNSRKWEEYFGEEFDLVRNPPSGKRA